Proteins from a genomic interval of Nitrosomonas sp.:
- a CDS encoding EAL domain-containing protein: protein MSAYIDSRVNTIKPFLSAFIAMAAAGLLILMEYLKLTVEPQVEIGLWAILVFTLCTTILQIARTEKNFSRYLVQFGSQRERLANEIKYRLWAEKTSAENKTKLQILDENFPVMLAYFNRELQCCYHNRAFRQWFGLKPEQIDGKFLHECLNEIFYLGVKQFLEKILAGELLQIQHTQQLANQSTCLIIGQFVPHFDANGKVIGFYILYTPRLLKEGEQVVATESIASISATEVEDQKKSIRSPSIHPVSHKQKKSSLDSSEQILQAIEREAFHLHAQKITPVQAYQTSEIYYEILIRMAEEESSMIPPGAFLPMVESFNLLPRLDRWVVRKSIEWLKNNAGKANIALCLNIAKSTLEDKMFVVFIQERLNATKIEPRRLCFEIETVDAAANLPACAIFARNVRSLGCQVSLCSFDYDQNSLQLLRNIKADFIKIDGSLICNMLRNTADFSKVADINRFAHTHKIRTIGELVETPEILAKLAEIGVDYAQGFGIDRPHPLSTIS, encoded by the coding sequence ATGAGTGCATACATCGATTCCAGGGTAAATACGATCAAACCTTTTCTATCGGCATTTATTGCGATGGCTGCAGCGGGGCTGCTGATTCTGATGGAATATTTAAAACTGACGGTAGAGCCGCAAGTTGAAATTGGGTTGTGGGCAATATTGGTCTTCACTCTCTGCACGACAATACTGCAAATTGCGCGAACAGAGAAAAACTTCTCCAGATATCTTGTTCAGTTCGGTTCACAAAGAGAACGACTGGCCAACGAAATAAAATACCGGCTTTGGGCAGAGAAAACCTCTGCAGAAAATAAGACAAAATTACAAATTCTTGATGAGAATTTTCCAGTTATGCTGGCGTACTTCAATCGGGAATTACAATGTTGCTACCACAATCGAGCTTTTCGTCAGTGGTTTGGACTGAAACCTGAACAAATAGATGGCAAGTTTCTGCATGAATGCCTGAATGAAATTTTCTACTTGGGTGTCAAACAATTTCTTGAAAAGATTCTTGCTGGCGAACTGCTCCAAATTCAGCATACCCAGCAGCTAGCCAATCAATCCACTTGCCTTATTATCGGACAATTTGTGCCGCATTTTGATGCTAATGGCAAAGTGATCGGATTTTATATTCTCTACACACCACGCCTTCTGAAGGAAGGAGAGCAGGTTGTTGCTACCGAAAGTATCGCTTCAATAAGCGCAACTGAAGTGGAGGATCAAAAAAAAAGTATCCGGAGTCCCTCGATTCATCCGGTTTCGCATAAGCAGAAGAAATCATCACTAGATTCTTCTGAGCAGATACTTCAAGCAATAGAGCGGGAGGCTTTTCATTTGCATGCGCAAAAGATTACTCCGGTACAGGCGTATCAGACTAGTGAAATTTATTATGAAATTCTGATTCGAATGGCAGAGGAAGAGTCCAGTATGATCCCCCCTGGGGCATTTCTGCCCATGGTTGAGAGTTTTAATTTGCTACCCAGACTGGATCGCTGGGTAGTCAGAAAATCGATCGAGTGGCTAAAGAATAACGCAGGTAAAGCAAATATCGCACTTTGCCTCAATATAGCTAAAAGTACTCTGGAAGATAAGATGTTTGTTGTATTCATTCAAGAAAGATTGAATGCTACTAAGATTGAGCCACGTAGATTATGTTTTGAAATAGAGACGGTAGATGCTGCTGCCAATCTACCTGCCTGTGCAATTTTTGCCAGAAATGTCAGGAGCCTGGGATGTCAGGTTTCCCTGTGCAGCTTTGACTACGACCAGAACTCATTGCAACTGCTAAGAAATATTAAGGCAGATTTCATCAAGATTGACGGTAGCCTGATTTGCAATATGCTTAGAAACACGGCAGATTTTAGCAAAGTTGCAGATATCAATCGTTTTGCACATACACATAAAATCAGAACGATCGGTGAGCTGGTTGAGACACCTGAGATATTGGCAAAACTGGCTGAAATTGGCGTGGACTATGCGCAAGGGTTTGGTATTGATCGGCCTCATCCACTCAGCACGATAAGTTAA
- a CDS encoding SEL1-like repeat protein — MTIHCPECGSERVHQSRIRPGERTAANLFQLPYRCRDCKARFWGRNASAYLVALASGGFILFMGSVLWFAFIHDEPGSIKLSSGTEPTARPEAPSSNSLLSSAIARVDEINTQTINEEKTLIPDANNPLYYTTSLFLDKAVKGSADAQYQLGLLYLTGKGTLQDFSEAAKWLILAAEQNHSLAQYELGLLYQVGQGVELNMEKSYIWFNIAAAAGVEQAILARDKAMRALSTAQLKTAQKDARDWLENKLRLNQKAIQK, encoded by the coding sequence ATGACTATCCATTGCCCAGAGTGCGGTAGTGAACGTGTGCATCAGTCACGGATAAGACCAGGAGAGCGCACTGCAGCCAACCTTTTTCAACTGCCATACCGCTGCCGCGACTGCAAAGCGCGCTTCTGGGGACGCAATGCAAGTGCGTATCTGGTAGCCTTGGCAAGTGGGGGATTCATACTTTTTATGGGCTCAGTACTCTGGTTTGCTTTTATCCACGACGAACCTGGCTCAATCAAATTATCATCTGGCACCGAACCAACTGCCAGGCCAGAAGCACCTTCTTCAAATTCGTTACTTTCTTCTGCTATTGCGCGTGTTGACGAAATTAATACACAAACCATCAATGAGGAAAAAACACTGATACCAGACGCCAATAATCCACTTTACTATACTACCAGTCTGTTTCTTGACAAGGCGGTCAAAGGCAGCGCTGATGCACAGTATCAACTAGGGTTGCTTTACCTGACAGGTAAAGGTACGCTACAGGATTTTTCGGAAGCTGCAAAATGGCTGATTTTAGCCGCAGAACAGAATCATTCCCTTGCTCAATATGAGCTTGGGTTACTCTATCAGGTCGGCCAGGGTGTAGAACTAAATATGGAAAAAAGCTATATCTGGTTCAATATTGCGGCAGCTGCCGGAGTTGAACAGGCGATTCTGGCACGCGACAAGGCTATGCGCGCTTTGAGTACCGCCCAACTGAAAACCGCACAAAAAGATGCACGGGATTGGCTGGAAAACAAGCTGAGATTAAATCAGAAAGCTATCCAGAAATAG
- a CDS encoding LemA family protein, with protein sequence MDLSTYFFGFLAVSVFLLMIAITIYNNLVNSKHAVSQAWSNIDILLKQRHDELPKLVETCKQYMQFEQATLNMVMQARARIASAREATDVSSLGAAEGMLRMGLGNLYAVAEAYPELKASEKFQYLQTRISSLENGIADRREFYNESVKNNNVLIDQFPEIIIARWFGFGARDLLEFSIEDKADPNLGKLFA encoded by the coding sequence ATGGATTTATCAACCTATTTCTTCGGTTTTCTGGCGGTGTCAGTATTTTTGTTGATGATTGCCATCACAATCTACAATAATTTAGTCAATTCCAAGCATGCCGTATCGCAAGCCTGGTCGAACATCGATATTCTGCTCAAGCAGCGCCATGATGAGCTGCCCAAGCTGGTCGAAACCTGTAAGCAATACATGCAGTTTGAACAGGCAACTCTGAACATGGTCATGCAGGCACGGGCACGTATCGCCAGTGCGCGTGAAGCAACGGATGTCTCCTCTTTGGGTGCAGCAGAAGGTATGCTCAGGATGGGACTTGGAAATTTGTATGCAGTTGCGGAGGCTTATCCAGAACTGAAGGCCAGTGAAAAATTCCAGTATCTGCAGACAAGAATTTCCAGTCTTGAAAATGGCATCGCCGATCGCCGCGAGTTTTATAATGAATCCGTCAAAAACAATAATGTTTTGATCGATCAGTTTCCAGAAATTATCATTGCCAGGTGGTTTGGATTTGGTGCGCGTGATTTGCTGGAGTTTTCCATCGAAGACAAGGCTGACCCTAATCTCGGAAAGCTCTTTGCCTGA
- a CDS encoding phosphoribosylaminoimidazolesuccinocarboxamide synthase, with protein MITGLFETDISSLKLLHRGKVRDIYEIDEDNLLIIQTDRISAFDAVLPTPVPGKGAILTSISQFWFNKLAHIIPNHLTGTAPESAVSSKERDQVTNRAFVVKRLKPLPVEAIVRGYLSGSGWKDYKRTGSICDIALPGGLREAEKIPGGAIFTPSTKAVSGLHDENISQKKCEEILGITLANKISQYAISIYEAAADHAYSRGIIIADTKFEFGLDKTNRLYLIDEVLTPDSSRFWPMERYQPGNNPPSYDKQFIRDWLERINWNKQPPAPSIPADILKKTIQKYQQAYEMLTR; from the coding sequence ATGATCACCGGACTTTTTGAAACAGATATCTCCAGCTTAAAACTGCTTCATCGTGGCAAAGTGCGCGACATATACGAAATCGATGAAGACAACTTATTGATTATACAAACCGACCGCATTTCTGCATTCGATGCCGTCTTACCAACACCAGTACCAGGAAAAGGAGCAATCCTGACGAGTATTTCTCAATTCTGGTTCAATAAGCTAGCGCACATCATACCCAATCATCTTACTGGCACTGCACCTGAGTCAGCGGTATCTAGCAAAGAAAGGGATCAGGTCACCAATCGTGCTTTTGTAGTTAAAAGATTGAAGCCACTCCCTGTTGAAGCAATTGTACGTGGCTATCTTTCGGGTTCGGGCTGGAAAGACTATAAACGCACCGGCTCAATTTGCGATATTGCGCTACCTGGTGGATTACGGGAAGCTGAAAAAATCCCTGGTGGAGCAATTTTTACTCCTTCCACTAAAGCAGTATCCGGACTGCATGATGAAAATATCTCACAAAAGAAATGTGAAGAAATTTTAGGTATCACACTGGCAAATAAGATTAGCCAGTATGCGATTTCCATTTACGAAGCAGCTGCGGATCATGCCTATTCACGCGGCATCATCATCGCAGATACCAAGTTTGAATTTGGACTCGACAAAACAAACCGGCTTTATCTGATCGATGAGGTACTGACGCCCGATTCTTCACGATTCTGGCCAATGGAGAGATATCAGCCGGGAAATAATCCCCCAAGTTATGACAAACAATTTATTCGCGACTGGCTAGAAAGAATCAACTGGAACAAGCAACCACCGGCACCCTCTATTCCTGCTGACATACTGAAAAAAACTATTCAGAAATATCAACAGGCATACGAGATGCTGACAAGGTAG
- a CDS encoding (2Fe-2S)-binding protein — MYICVCKGVTDRDIHEAALNGAIRMRDIRIGLGVSEQCGVCACHAKMVLDRALHLTDTTTVPFKD; from the coding sequence ATGTATATTTGTGTGTGCAAGGGAGTAACCGATCGCGATATTCATGAGGCTGCCTTGAACGGTGCCATAAGAATGCGTGATATACGGATTGGTTTGGGCGTATCTGAGCAATGTGGTGTCTGCGCCTGTCATGCCAAAATGGTACTTGATAGGGCACTGCATCTAACCGACACAACAACCGTTCCCTTCAAAGACTAA
- a CDS encoding arginine N-succinyltransferase, which produces MNSNLDKKTTMHWSQLLLIVLLTIMFTMGGTYWFLKTYYFSPSFKPVTLDAKEEKLLGAKLQTLGFDFNFPASRDNDRSDHEIDKDGFLKPEQYSEKNARREISFTERELNAMLNKNADLAQKLAIDLADNMVSAKLLIPLEEDFPFLGGKTLRVNAGIGMAYQNQKPVIILKGVSIMGIPIPNAWLGGLKNLDLVSEFGVDPGFWQSFAAGVEGIQVVDGQINIKLKE; this is translated from the coding sequence ATGAATAGCAATCTCGATAAAAAAACTACTATGCATTGGTCGCAGCTGCTGCTGATCGTATTGCTTACGATTATGTTTACTATGGGGGGAACCTACTGGTTTCTGAAGACTTATTATTTCAGTCCTTCTTTTAAACCGGTGACACTTGACGCAAAAGAAGAAAAATTACTTGGGGCGAAGCTACAGACGCTTGGGTTTGACTTCAATTTTCCTGCTTCCCGGGACAATGATAGAAGTGATCATGAAATTGATAAAGATGGTTTTCTGAAACCAGAGCAATATTCTGAAAAAAATGCTCGGCGCGAGATCAGCTTTACCGAGCGTGAGTTAAATGCGATGCTTAACAAAAATGCCGATCTTGCACAAAAGCTGGCGATCGACCTGGCTGATAATATGGTAAGCGCCAAGCTATTGATTCCACTAGAGGAGGATTTTCCTTTCTTGGGTGGTAAAACTTTGCGTGTCAATGCTGGTATTGGCATGGCCTATCAAAACCAGAAACCCGTCATAATCCTGAAAGGAGTCAGTATCATGGGAATACCCATCCCAAATGCCTGGTTGGGTGGGTTAAAAAATCTGGATCTGGTCAGCGAATTCGGTGTTGATCCCGGATTTTGGCAGTCCTTTGCGGCAGGCGTTGAAGGTATTCAGGTTGTGGATGGCCAGATCAATATCAAGCTAAAAGAGTAA
- a CDS encoding CADD family putative folate metabolism protein: MVAKNLFKHQVDSVIQGRHLLQHPFYIAWTEGKLTREQLRHYAEQYFYNVLAEPTYLSAVHFNTPHFHNAHNSGDISVRQEVLKNLIDEEHGEKNHPALWKTFAFALGANDQSLAAADALPETRDLVSTFRDICLNQPFYAGLAALHAFESQVPDIAAVKIDGLAKFYGMTDSKDYEFFSVHQKADIYHSQAEWAIIEKFADTPEKQAEVLAATRRACDALWKFLDGIHETYCADLVCEEEAAVTLH; this comes from the coding sequence ATGGTTGCAAAAAATTTATTTAAGCATCAAGTCGACTCGGTTATACAAGGACGCCATCTTCTGCAGCATCCATTCTATATTGCCTGGACGGAAGGGAAGCTTACACGCGAACAATTGCGGCATTATGCGGAGCAGTATTTCTATAATGTCCTGGCTGAGCCGACTTATCTCAGCGCAGTTCATTTCAATACACCCCATTTCCATAATGCCCACAATAGTGGTGATATCAGCGTTCGTCAGGAAGTTCTGAAAAATCTGATTGATGAGGAGCATGGCGAGAAAAATCATCCGGCACTCTGGAAGACATTCGCATTCGCCCTGGGAGCCAATGATCAAAGTTTGGCGGCAGCTGATGCATTGCCAGAAACGCGAGATCTGGTATCAACCTTTCGCGATATCTGCCTGAACCAGCCTTTCTATGCGGGTCTTGCTGCATTGCATGCCTTTGAATCCCAGGTGCCTGATATTGCTGCTGTCAAGATTGATGGTCTGGCCAAGTTTTATGGAATGACCGATTCTAAGGACTATGAATTTTTTTCAGTTCATCAAAAAGCCGACATTTATCATTCTCAGGCAGAGTGGGCGATCATTGAAAAATTTGCCGATACGCCAGAAAAACAAGCCGAGGTTCTGGCTGCCACGCGCAGGGCTTGTGATGCACTCTGGAAATTTCTGGACGGCATTCATGAAACTTACTGTGCCGATTTGGTCTGTGAGGAAGAGGCTGCTGTTACGCTGCACTGA
- a CDS encoding serine hydroxymethyltransferase: MFSKQETIEQIDPELWLAIKGEVLRQEDHIELIASENYASPAVLQAQGTVLTNKYAEGYPGKRYYGGCKHVDIVEQLAIDRLKSLFKAEYVNVQPHSGSQANAAVYLSALRPGDTLLGMSLAHGGHLTHGASVNMSGKIFNSIAYGLDPETEEIDYDAVERLAHEHRPRMIVAGASSYARVIDWKRFRTIADQVGAYLFVDMAHYAGLIAAGFYPNPVGIADFVTSTTHKTLRGPRGGVIMAKPEFEKALNSAVFPQTQGGPLMHVIAAKAVAFKEAATQAFRNYQEQVIENARVMAKVLQQRGLRIVSGHTDCHMFLVDLCPKNLTGKVAEAALEIAHITVNKNAIPNDPQKPFVTSGIRIGTPAITTRGFRELEAEALANLVADVLDAPEDEQVLAKVAQQAQALCAKFPVYER, encoded by the coding sequence ATGTTCTCAAAACAAGAAACTATCGAGCAGATCGACCCGGAATTATGGCTAGCAATCAAAGGCGAAGTGCTGCGCCAGGAGGATCACATTGAGCTGATCGCATCTGAAAACTATGCCAGCCCCGCAGTTCTACAAGCACAAGGCACCGTCCTAACCAACAAGTATGCTGAAGGCTATCCTGGCAAACGCTACTATGGCGGGTGCAAACATGTTGATATCGTCGAGCAGCTTGCGATCGATCGACTCAAATCTCTTTTCAAAGCCGAATACGTCAACGTACAACCTCATTCAGGTTCTCAAGCCAATGCCGCCGTTTATCTGTCGGCCTTGCGACCTGGAGATACGCTCTTGGGAATGTCGCTGGCACACGGTGGGCATCTGACACACGGCGCATCTGTCAATATGAGTGGCAAGATTTTCAATTCAATTGCCTATGGGTTGGATCCGGAAACCGAGGAAATAGACTATGACGCAGTTGAACGGCTTGCGCACGAACATCGGCCTCGGATGATTGTAGCAGGCGCATCTTCCTACGCGCGCGTTATCGACTGGAAACGGTTTCGCACAATTGCAGATCAAGTCGGCGCTTATTTATTTGTCGACATGGCTCACTATGCCGGCCTGATTGCAGCGGGTTTTTATCCCAATCCAGTAGGCATTGCTGATTTTGTAACGAGTACCACGCATAAAACTCTTCGCGGACCTCGCGGAGGAGTCATTATGGCTAAACCAGAATTCGAGAAAGCGCTCAACTCGGCTGTGTTTCCTCAGACTCAAGGAGGGCCGTTGATGCATGTCATCGCCGCCAAGGCAGTAGCTTTCAAGGAAGCGGCCACCCAGGCATTCAGAAATTATCAGGAGCAAGTGATCGAGAACGCCCGTGTTATGGCTAAAGTTCTACAGCAACGAGGCCTGCGTATTGTTTCTGGACATACGGATTGCCACATGTTTCTGGTTGATTTGTGCCCAAAAAACTTGACCGGAAAAGTTGCGGAAGCCGCACTGGAAATAGCACACATTACCGTCAACAAAAACGCCATTCCCAATGACCCTCAAAAACCCTTTGTCACCAGTGGCATCCGTATTGGCACGCCAGCAATCACAACACGCGGTTTCAGGGAGTTAGAAGCCGAAGCACTGGCAAACCTGGTAGCTGATGTTCTGGATGCGCCTGAAGATGAGCAGGTGCTGGCAAAAGTTGCACAACAAGCACAAGCGTTGTGTGCAAAATTTCCGGTTTATGAAAGATAA
- a CDS encoding ComEA family DNA-binding protein yields the protein MKQFFLLFLVIFCFSNPVFSAVDINTATQSELETLKGIGPAKAKAIVEYRDQFGQFKSVNDLTQVKGIGTSTIQKLGDQIVVSDPIEQVNVLK from the coding sequence ATGAAACAATTTTTTCTGCTTTTTCTGGTCATTTTCTGTTTTAGCAACCCTGTATTTTCTGCTGTAGATATTAATACAGCGACACAATCTGAACTGGAAACACTGAAAGGTATTGGTCCAGCTAAAGCCAAAGCTATTGTCGAATATCGCGATCAATTCGGTCAGTTTAAATCGGTGAATGATTTGACTCAAGTCAAAGGTATTGGTACGAGCACCATCCAGAAACTGGGTGATCAAATTGTCGTTTCAGATCCCATCGAACAGGTTAACGTATTAAAATAG
- a CDS encoding E3 ubiquitin--protein ligase → MVVIEDRGAILFATVAAIAVSSYFFLRAWKYWRLIKDTPTSRLRSAHQGFVEIEGKGIFAQDHAIYAPLSNHRCIWYQSVIECKSSFKSRHTWRVIYQNTSESSFLLDDGTGICLVDPRGAEIISNEKLVWYGDTEWPVRTGIMDSAPFAMSLKSEYRYTESLVLPGQRLYVLGQLSTHSPATHCSLRDVMRDLLDSWKLDSKQLLLRFDSNHDGEIDLSEWEEARRTARSEAEVLHQMQQVEPTTNHVFRPEDKRQPYIISVQPQITIVNDFRRNAIVMLICCLGSFGYFIWQLYAYWQ, encoded by the coding sequence ATTGTTGTGATTGAAGATCGCGGAGCGATTCTGTTTGCAACTGTTGCGGCTATTGCAGTCAGTTCTTACTTTTTCTTGCGAGCCTGGAAATACTGGCGTTTGATTAAGGATACCCCAACATCTCGCCTGCGTTCTGCGCATCAGGGTTTTGTCGAAATTGAAGGCAAAGGCATATTTGCGCAGGATCACGCCATCTACGCGCCATTATCCAATCACCGCTGCATCTGGTATCAGAGTGTGATCGAATGCAAATCGAGTTTCAAATCACGTCATACCTGGCGGGTCATTTATCAAAATACGAGTGAATCTTCTTTTCTGCTTGATGATGGAACTGGAATCTGCCTGGTTGATCCGCGCGGAGCTGAAATCATTAGCAATGAAAAGCTTGTTTGGTATGGAGATACCGAGTGGCCGGTTCGAACGGGTATCATGGATAGCGCACCGTTCGCCATGTCGCTGAAAAGTGAATACCGCTACACCGAAAGCCTGGTATTGCCAGGTCAGCGACTCTATGTGCTTGGACAGTTATCGACTCATTCACCGGCCACCCACTGTTCACTGCGCGATGTTATGCGTGATCTGCTCGATAGCTGGAAGCTGGATAGTAAGCAACTGTTGTTACGCTTTGACTCTAACCATGATGGTGAAATCGATCTGAGCGAATGGGAAGAAGCCCGCCGTACTGCCAGATCAGAAGCAGAGGTGCTGCACCAGATGCAACAGGTTGAACCCACAACCAATCATGTTTTTCGGCCAGAAGACAAGCGGCAGCCCTACATTATTTCTGTTCAGCCGCAAATAACTATTGTTAATGATTTTCGCCGTAATGCTATTGTGATGCTGATCTGTTGTCTTGGTTCGTTTGGCTATTTTATTTGGCAACTGTACGCATATTGGCAGTAG
- a CDS encoding TIGR03088 family PEP-CTERM/XrtA system glycosyltransferase, translating into MPVTTPLILHVIHHLRTGGLENGLVNLINKMPESVYRHAIICVEDFSDFRDRIQHQNVEVIALHRSKIGVRQMQREIYALCRRLRPAIIHTRNQSGLDALLPAWLARVPCRIHGEHGWDIDNIDGKKLKPALLRRLHTPLVDGYITVSRHLANYLVNEVGIDTRRITQIYNGVDTEKFYPVENKTSDLLPHCFQIPDRVIIGTVGRIQAVKDQATLIKTFATLLAKYPDLRSNLRLIIVGDGPLLTDLHQLASNLLLADLIWFAGAQENIPDWLRLMDLFVLPSLNEGISNTLLEAMASGIPVIATHVGGNPELVEAGRNGEFFSCGDQSTLLTLLNRYVRDRELRLTHGGASREIALQRFSMSAMVREYQQVYDQFRQAS; encoded by the coding sequence ATGCCAGTCACAACTCCGTTAATCCTGCATGTCATTCATCATCTTCGCACGGGCGGACTGGAGAACGGCCTGGTCAATCTTATCAACAAGATGCCGGAATCTGTGTATCGCCATGCCATTATATGTGTAGAGGATTTCTCGGATTTTCGCGACCGCATTCAACATCAAAATGTTGAAGTCATTGCCCTTCATCGCTCCAAAATTGGCGTCAGACAAATGCAGCGTGAAATTTACGCATTGTGCCGTCGTTTACGCCCAGCAATCATTCATACCCGCAACCAATCCGGACTGGATGCACTACTTCCAGCATGGCTGGCACGTGTACCTTGCCGGATCCATGGTGAACATGGCTGGGATATTGACAACATCGATGGCAAGAAACTCAAACCTGCGCTGTTGCGTCGGCTACACACCCCTCTGGTTGATGGCTACATCACAGTTTCCAGGCATCTTGCAAATTATCTGGTAAACGAGGTAGGAATTGATACCCGGCGAATCACCCAGATTTACAATGGGGTAGATACAGAAAAATTTTACCCTGTAGAAAATAAGACTTCTGATCTCCTGCCCCACTGCTTTCAGATACCTGATCGGGTAATCATTGGTACCGTTGGTCGCATCCAAGCTGTCAAGGATCAGGCAACTTTAATTAAAACCTTTGCCACACTGCTCGCAAAATATCCGGATCTGCGTTCCAATTTAAGATTAATCATAGTAGGAGACGGGCCATTACTGACAGATCTGCATCAGCTTGCCAGCAATCTGCTGCTGGCGGACTTGATCTGGTTTGCAGGCGCTCAGGAAAATATTCCGGACTGGTTACGATTGATGGATCTATTTGTATTACCCTCCCTAAACGAAGGTATTTCCAATACGCTGCTCGAGGCGATGGCAAGCGGTATTCCGGTTATTGCCACTCACGTCGGAGGTAACCCTGAACTGGTGGAAGCCGGACGAAACGGAGAATTCTTTTCCTGCGGTGATCAGTCCACTTTACTGACCTTACTGAACCGCTATGTGCGGGATCGAGAATTACGCCTGACACATGGAGGGGCATCACGCGAAATCGCGTTGCAACGATTCAGCATGTCAGCAATGGTCAGGGAATATCAACAGGTATACGATCAGTTCCGCCAAGCAAGCTAG
- the bfr gene encoding bacterioferritin, translating to MKGNTDIIRWLNTQLKHELTAVNQYFLHARMYKNWGFNKLADHEYHESIEEMKHADQLIERILLLEGLPNLQELGKLLIGETAQECVTCDLDLECTSRETLIKAIAACESAQDFVSREIFEHILEDTENHIDWLETQRDMTQKVGIQNWLQSQI from the coding sequence ATGAAAGGCAATACTGACATCATTCGCTGGCTAAATACCCAGCTCAAGCATGAACTTACCGCTGTTAATCAGTATTTTCTGCATGCCCGTATGTATAAAAACTGGGGATTCAATAAACTTGCGGATCATGAATATCATGAATCTATTGAGGAAATGAAACATGCGGATCAATTAATCGAACGTATCCTGCTATTGGAAGGGCTACCTAACCTGCAGGAGCTGGGCAAACTGCTAATCGGAGAAACCGCCCAGGAATGCGTTACCTGTGATCTTGATCTGGAATGCACTTCTCGCGAAACATTGATTAAAGCCATCGCGGCTTGTGAATCCGCTCAAGATTTTGTCTCGCGCGAAATATTCGAGCACATCCTGGAAGATACCGAAAACCATATTGATTGGTTGGAAACGCAAAGAGATATGACACAGAAGGTTGGTATTCAGAACTGGTTACAAAGCCAAATTTAA
- the nrdR gene encoding transcriptional repressor NrdR, with translation MKCPFCGAEDTGVIDSRENDEGTRIRRRRRCLVCEKRFTTYETVELRFPQVIKQDGNRVEFDRNKLLTSFLRALHKRPVTAEQVDAAMERIIQNLLGSGAQEVQSRSIGECVMQELYALDKVAYIRFASVYRSFEDIGDFQDAIREVQATPPIS, from the coding sequence ATGAAATGCCCATTTTGTGGCGCAGAAGATACCGGCGTAATTGATTCGCGTGAAAACGACGAAGGAACCCGTATTCGGCGTCGGCGACGCTGCCTGGTTTGCGAAAAACGCTTTACCACCTATGAAACTGTCGAATTACGTTTTCCACAAGTCATCAAACAGGATGGTAATCGGGTAGAGTTCGATCGAAACAAGTTGCTGACCAGTTTCCTGCGAGCGCTGCACAAAAGGCCTGTCACGGCAGAGCAAGTCGACGCCGCCATGGAGCGTATCATCCAAAACCTGCTTGGCAGCGGCGCACAGGAAGTACAATCCCGCAGCATAGGTGAATGTGTTATGCAGGAACTCTATGCGCTTGATAAGGTTGCTTATATCCGTTTTGCATCAGTCTACAGAAGCTTTGAAGATATCGGTGATTTCCAAGATGCGATCAGAGAGGTTCAAGCTACACCGCCAATCAGTTGA